The sequence attaaataatatttaatttgacatAATTACCcagtaaatacaaaaaataattttatttttcgattgagtaataataaaataagtgattATAAACCATTTGTACAAGAATTGTAgcaaatatacataaaagataggaagtacaaaaacaaaataagtcaAAACTTTAAtagataacataaaataatgttcgAGGTCAATGTTCTAGCGTCAACCGATAGAATGGTGGTgctcattattatttcataaggtACGTAGAGAGGTTTCGTATTTGAGAATGagatacaactatataatatatgactacCTATAAAACAAGTCTATATACCAGACTTGtggcataaaaattataaagaaaatcaTCGTACTTAAAGTAATAGTACCAATTATTACACTAACATGCCTACCGGAAAAGgatatacaaaattttaaatataattatataaaaattgtatttcatttaaagtcgcttccaaatattaaaaaaaaaaaatacaaaaatacttcaaaaacaACCCAAAATAGCGTTGAAATATCTATTTACGATGATTATGTCATGGTCCagtgaaaatgataaaataactagAAACATTCGTCcttgcgataaaaaaaaaagtattccaTTGTTTCCATATTGACCTGAACACAATTTCTATTAGTGAAACTAACTTCCGACGtggaagttattttaaaaactaatggacctatacaagtataatataataaaaataaactaatttattattttgtaaatggggtaatttattaatagttaattattattatacttaaaatttattataaaaacaaaacaaacaaaagaAGCTTCAGCCAACAAATGTATCATTCGTTTCACTTCAGTCAGCTCGGCacagaataataatgtattattatttttaaattagaccgCAACATGTATCGGATTCAAAAATCGTTTCTGAGCAGTGAACaacaatttcataattttaaaatgttcaatgaatattttagaattagttTTGTTAAttacaactattttataaaatgtttagaattttctaattttacaaATCCAATCTCGATTTATATAGGTCTAAATCTAGTCTGATCGCTGAATCAACCTATTGGATACGTCTGTATCGCATCGCATAACTGCTATAAAATTTTAACCGAACGAAAAAAGCCCCTATAAACTactgagaaattataatattatcttccctacaaaaaaaaaatatatataataaatttacatgagAGAAACGTTAAAGAGGACGCAACATccgtatgtgttgtctccattATACAAACGTAGAAAATGgaaaattttacgttcacaataaTCCATAttgatctattattttaaaaattgaagcgAATTCACCTATTATTAAGTctaaggtaagattattatttatttataatatctatataggaGGTTCttattgatgttttaattaCGAAgcaaattatgagcatttttggtaatttttaaaatgattataaactatttcaaaattaaaattcaaagaaaacatttaataattattatatattagaatatcTATTATAACCTCCATAGATTGACTGTGTAACTGTATTCATGGGCGCCCGGAGGGGGGGCAAGACGGGGCATTTGCCCCCCCCCCCTGGAATTCAAATAgaatgttgaacattttaacttttattttaatttataaacatttcatcgaTATATTTACTTTAGTGTGTGAGGTTGGtatttgatttcatataattctaacacattttgtagtttacaaagaataaactttttttagtgtattttttgGTGTTTGATTTCATTATGCCCCTCCCTGATAAATTTCCTGCGGGCGCCCATGACTGTATTATCAtctattaggtaggtacaaataaaaatgatttaacttatttttagatttagaatTAGAATTGAGAAATTATACTCAACAcagttatgtatttatttaaaaatacacaccCTATTTATTATAGCCAACAGTAGAATGTCATATAATGGATGGAAAAGTacactattgtctattaattatttacctacataattttattatttattagtttattaccaatTAAAATAACCTCGTTGAAATAAATTagtgcttataaaaatatgagacaaattatttaaaatataaaatgatttctCATAGGTAGGTTAAGAAGAttaatttttctacatttattTAAGTAGATATCTTGACAAtatgatgaattttaaattctgcTAGGcagtaatatataggtattacagaattgtttttatttattttactcatttgtttgaataaatttacattGAAGTTGTATACATTACTAACCCAATACAATTCAAAAGTTGAAAATAGATGATAGATACTTTTAAAAGGTTAatcttaatttttcataaattttaaccaaattgattttatttatgtcagtgcaacaaaaaatgtataagcttAGTGACTTGATGTTTATACTTGCATATAAAGTTGggtagtatatttttatgaaaatttgaaattgcTGAAAAacgtaatcaataatatattaatataatttaagcacCTTATGATGCTTGAAAAACATAGTAAACTGATTAGcaattaatcttatttttaaaatagagcTTTATACAGTATGCCAATCAATATGAATAGCAcctattatactcgtacatgaaaatcaataacaaaaacaatatttaatttgggGGAAATGTAccttgtgttatataatatctacctacatattttttgcatttttttaatttcttgggACTGAGCTCTAGACAATTTGATATAAGGaaggttaatattataataatatactgacctaataggtatattttatctaGTTAAATTGGTGTATTGGtactctttatatatatatttacaacttaGTGCAAAAACTGAAATGTTTGAAGCCTAATATGTGTAAtcacttttttaaattagttatatacaTTCTATTCAAATATTAGAAAGTGAATATTGGTCAATAATGAGTTTTTGTTATCAAGGtacttgtattttttgttttgggcATCAAATATCTAACATGATATTGAGTAGTAAATCTTTAAAAACTGTaagcaaatttttaattagtatatttttacctCAAGCCGACACTGATAAGAAGTCATTATATGTAAATAGGTATGTACTTcaccaaaatataattactacatACATTACTTAGAAGTATACCTAgtgtatgaatatatttataaacattgttttcaaataatagtaCACTAATACTATTTACCAACATAATCTCATCTAATAagattagaaattatattttaatttaattgaactaCAAATTTATAAGATTAAATACTTGGATAATTACATAGTATCCTAATacttttcaacaaaataatttaattctggTTCACACAAAGTAAACTATTATCCAAATATAGAAAAGGAAAGGtatctattaagtatttattaaaataatgtaatatttaaaaaaaaaacctaataatttataatacccaACTACCCAAACCCAAGTATGTGAAAACAATTACCTTGACAATTGcttacaatttaaacaatattatttgtcattaaattaacatattaaaccTAAGGTAGctttttaaattcatgtttgtaatttgtaagtagTTTTTGGATGTTTAtgctataatttattcaaattttaaatacttaattaaatatcaataacaaataacaaattaccTGTTTAGTTTTTGGTAATGTCTCCATACCATTAATGATTGGAGCCAAATCCATATCCTTTTCTGGATGCAACGAACCGTTTTCGGCAGCTGgcatatttttcttttgatacGATCAAAATTTATCTTTTAGGGCACGATGAAAAAGCTATTTAATCGTTTATTcacaattaaatcattaaactgTCGATCCATTTATGACCGCAAACCACCAAAAgtccatttaaatttaattatcacgCGCACCAGCACACATTcataacgtattttttttatgaaataggtTTCATTTGAGATTCCAAatgaaataacaacaaaaatgcATCAGCAAAACAATTTTACAGCCGAAGAGAAGAAAATCAAGACAACTAGCAACGCTACAACACTAACAACACTACGACAGCAACTAGCGAGTAGTGACACTGACCGCGGAAATTTTTTTACCATTAgtgattgtaaaatattttagtaaacaaaCGATAACAGTGTCGCCAGTTTTGGAATTTATTTGTTGCAGTTGGTATATTTATAATCGTTTAGTATATTCGTCATCAGTCTGAAGTAGGTAACGGTACCACTTTTTTCAGCCGTCTTTCACGGGTTAACCTGCATCGTGGTCCGACGACTTACACTCTATCGTACTATTTCACTTTTCGTTCTTTTCAGTAACTGTATTTGctgttttgtattttgtttacgtCGGATgcgttttctttttaatttggaAGATTTCTAGTTTATTGTTCTGTGCTAAAACTACGGTAAAGTATTATatcttaatgtaatatttattataaaataggaaATCACTAATATTAGGTTTTCTCCGGAttggtaataatttaatgttgtgTTAACACTTACCTAACCTCAATAACACGTTTTGATTGCCGTCcggaatttattgaaaatattttagttgtacattttagttatttttctcTACCATTGTGTTACAGATCATGTCGTCGATTACATTGAAGGATGTTGACCAACACAAATTTGTTGCTTCGTTCTCCGCAttcttaaaaaagtatatttttattactacttAGCAGTATTCTGTTCTTCACTACTAaagtttcttaattttaaattgttttatttttaggagTGGTAAGTTGAAGGCCCCAGAATGGGTTGACTtggtaaaaaatggtaaatttaacGAATTAGCGCCATATGATGAAGATTGGTATTACACCAGATGTGCTGCAACATTGAGACACATTTACTTTAGGTCGCCGGTTGGTGTTGGATCCCTCACCAAAATCTTTGGAGGTAATTtaggattttattaaattgtgttttaagtttgtaaaaacaataaacccATAACTGATATTTCAGTGCTTTTGGTATTATCATTGCGTAGTTATActtttaagaggacgccatactcGCATGTGCTATTTCTGTCTTATGGatgtaaaacatagcaaaaTTGCTTTCAACAGActcaattttatactattaactttattattgaGTCAAATTACcttttatcaaacttaaaagtaaaaatattttctagagCGTCTCTTAGGCTTtaattgatatcttaatttttaagttagttatagttatgtaaaatatttaaattttaaaatgctcataacttaattaaaaattaaaatattaataaaaagtttatgagatgccctagataatataataacctaacGTGATAATAGATAAActgattaatattaaagctaaccgCATCAAATtgattctgctgaacgcaaatatTACATGTCTTATGTTTGTAAGATAGACAACATATGCGGATATTCcgtctttttatttttgaaactgtaACTAATCCACTTACGTACTGGAAATTCCAAAGTAGATTAGTAgactcaaaataattaataaggtaGATAAATTGTtcgattttcaacaaaattggtaaatagactatttaaaaaaaaactgatgccTAATCCTATACTTGTAATGAGAActtggtattataatttttataagttcttGTACTATCTGCCAACattgtaagtaataaaaaaaaaatcgatctaatccttatttaagaaaatgcaatattaaacattatttttaaataaattatcatcaaataatagtttaaactttaaatattattctttaacaCTTATAATACtgaattatacacatttattctTTTGGTTATAAGAACACAATTAGTGTAATGGAATAGTTGTTTTTTCATAACCATGTATAATAGCatacaattgaaaaaattatttcaaaaccaCTTGAAATGATCAGTTAGATTAAACTATTGCAAATGCTTAACATCATCAGCAGATTATTCCTTTTATGCtttttattaaacaactaatttcataattaaaataatccataaaatttaaaaaaaaatacttaggtatTTTCGGTGGTTTTGGTTAATTTGCCtggtttttaagaaaaaaaatatgttgtacaaCAGTATAAagggtttatttaaattaattattttatgttctaatatttatatcatatcatttttaataagattgaacttattgatttttgtaaaaaaatactttttatttttacagccCGCAAACGTAATGGAGTAAGACCATCCCATTTTTGTCGCAGTTCTTCTGGTATTGCACGTAAAGTACTACAATCTTTAGAGCAAATGAAACTCATTGAGAAAGTTGAAAACAACAATGGCCGTCGATTGACCTCTCAGGGTAGGCGAGATTTGGATCGTATTGCTGCTCAAGTGAAACAAGCAAAGAAGAAGAAGCAAGCACTTTTGGCCGCTGAATCAGCGGGTTTCTCTGTGCTTATTCCAAAAACTGACTAAGAATTGAGTTTACTACTGTATAAGACCGATACATCCttgaaagtaataaaatactttttaaaaaaaaattattgaaattcttttatttatttataattattctatatcaTTCCATTTAAAGAATTGGTTGGATAATTtagcatttatttaaatcagtaaaatcttaagatttaaaaaaacaatcatttaCTTTTGAGTAAtggcgtaaaaaaaaaaaccccaacaATTGTGGTGTCATGGGCTTAATTTCAACTTATGAgctgtgaaaaataattaaattatagtttgacAGTAAGATAAGTGATAAAAATCAGAGGaaatgtatctatattaaaataatagaattaagtaatatacaaatataacttgctgtacaaaaaaaaaggaTACAATGTGAATCTGACTATTTTAACGTTCAATCCAAtatactattagttattacaataacaataattaatatacaacatccctcaaaaaaattattgtgtaatcttttatttaaaatataaacatttctagttattgaatttttaggtctggtaatatattaataatgtcagTAAAACTATACAATAGCTACAATAATTAGTACTATCCCAAAGGgaccaattttatatttttgtgtaactGCAAAGATTCATTCTAATCATGATTTCTTCACTATTGTAGTTTGTGGCCAAAGCTACAGCTAAGTGTAATGGCCAACTAACTGCTcaaaatcagttttaaaatttaaattattcactaatatcttagtattaatatttttgaaaacttttaatGATTGTTCAATGAAAAGGTGATATAACTACATGAGTTTTGATGAATACACCATAAGTTTGTagtttaaatagataatagcttaaaattagtctaaatatttttttattgcttacctataataaaatgtaataatatacaagtacacGTGAAAATACCctaccaatattttttaattacaataaaataactaaaattattgttgtttgtttAATTATCCAATTctgtaaaaattagaattttaaatagtgcctatgtatttttgatCCAAACTAAGGCGATGTTATATGAAAAATAGTACCAATCTacaggttattataatatattatgtaattattaaagtgGTACTTGACAAAAAAACCTTAAACTGTGGTGTTGCCAGATTGCCTATCTAAAACGCCGTGTGTTTGTATTTCTatgattaaaatcataaaataacattatattgaaaaaaaattattatgggaTATTGCCGatattgaaaacatattatatccgATGAAATGGCTCTAATAtcgatatgaaataaataaaaactgttgaATGTATGCAGACAGTATACTATACTAAATCGATTATAACAGAATTAgttgttttattgatttatgtaagaaattaattatatacgtacTGATTAGTGATAAATATAACTCGTGCACTTCATCTTGGgacttattatgatttttaaaaaacaattgctcaataactatatattttttaatataatacagtttttgAACTAcctattaatagatatatatttatttttatatatagtgaTTGCCGAGTCTTAATATGAAGTTTACgagttatacttttataatacaaagactaatataataatccttgcttagattttttttataactaacttGACTAAGTATTATACCATGTACatatagtgtatagtgtatagtgtatactatatctacaaatgtattatattttataaacatcatTATTTTGGTCAAACAACAATAGCTAGAAATGACTTGTTCAAATTGTTCGTATCCTGTGCATTGTTGAAAGCTATGCTCATGACtcacgaattattattttagttattagttataactttttgTCTGGACATAAGATTCACAGTATGAATTTGGTACacgtattttttcttattatcagATATAATCACGAGAACTACTCAactgcctatatatatataaactatagactATAGCTATAGttgttacaatacaatatattataactttatatataatatatgatatatctttaaaattgattattttcattCCAAGttaagtgatattataatatctaattaataatgcataattattttaatctacattggattttaatagtattgtcaaattatcattatatattatttttaaattttctttattttataatcatattatcttGTTGTCTTACTCATTTTACCATAATTTGTTGCGTTTGTTCAactgtttttttgttatataatatactgtcacCATAAGTACAGTATTAGGAACATAAGTAGGTTCTTCTTATACTAAGCATAAGGCTTCATTAGGTAACTTATTTGCCAGTTTATTTATTGTTCACTATACGCCTATTACCATTTACCGTATAGAGCAGAAGACAAGTCGATCATATggactatagtctatattataaaataactttgtttatttatattattaattattgtttcaattctagaattttataagatttatttatgataataagtcaataagtgttttatttattttatactacacatatttttcatgatatttgttaacaattgtattgtaaatatataaaataggaaCTTGGATGATAAgtttgtagttttataatttaaaattttcaaaaaataactataatacatttataattgttactgaatagaatgttttgttctatatttcaagatttaaatgtgttatcatttatatctataaaataaaatataataattgaatcgaATGTAGGTATCAATGTTGAaaaatttctatacatttttttctttctctttTGATTTACACcgtttatacaatataggtgTAATAAGTGTAAGTGATATTACTagttacaattttgtttttaataatttggcaagttcacaaatatttacaagtcactggtgataatttaatttttgtgtatcATACATGGCATAATGATCCTAAAGGTGGTTTCTTTCAAAAGtttactcaaaattattatgttgtgtCTGCAGAAACgggtattgtaatttataatatatgttattttatatagaaagtAACTATACGTAGAAGTCATATTGGAGTGTAATGAAACTTATATGAGAATAATGTGGCAAGATTTATTTTCttgtatatgaaataatttataaaagttccgattgaataagttttatatttctttttatcgcGATAGTTCCTACTTAGTACCAGGGTTGAGCAGTACCTATCGAAGATACAATTGTACCTTGTATTCatgatacataattttaaagtatcaaGTATCATGTATCATAAatcatgatacattttatactagTTTACCGTATACCTTGTATCTTATTTTTCCAAAAGATACAAGGTAGGTACCtcatattattgaaaacatttgtattgaatagtaaatagtaccaaaaaaattgaattattatattttaaactatttctaAATAAGAACCTATAACAAGAACCAATAACACTTGTCAGTTGTCACTTACGACTATTTTAGTTAACCAACGTGAATTATTTTTCGGACTATCGatggttatatattatgacatatgaGTCGTTTGATTTAAAGCAACAAGCATAGACATGATTTACATCGAATTATTAAAAGCTTTCGATTTATTTAGATATGTTATCttgatttttttccaaaatcaaCTCGATATTGACGAGCCGCTCTTATTTTGGATAAGGTTTTGAACTTCCATGTATGAAAgaagcttatttatttttttagtaaaatatccaaatatttttaaattttattcaacgTTAGGAAGCTTATCAATTctcttactttaaaatattttcattaatatcatTTAACCCTCAATAGCTAAATTACATACTCCATATTGCGCATATTTTTTCTGATGACGCCAAAATTTACTAACGTGCGGTATTATCACAGAATGACTGTTAAATCctccaaaatatttaaaataaataaactaactataaaatcatcatattgtatacataatatacaatacgtaGCTCTAATCTCTGCAGAATCTAAAATAGTGTcatcgatttaaaataaaattcacaacCTTGTTTTTGGAAATGGGAggggtaattttattgtatagctTTCTCAAATAATTATACCAAGGGGAAAATTGCATCCTCGGGTGTCATTCATTTGGACGAATGACCCAAAATTTACCTAAGTAAAGCATACATTATTTGgacgaaaaatattaattgataattttgataaatttataagtaatatgattagtaaaaataaatgtgtgagTTGTGAACTTGCATGTAAAtacataaccataatataaccGAAATGTTCGTTACGGCTTACGGGGAGAAGTAACATTGTCTTGCCTATATACAACGACttttactacatatttttaactataccaCTCAAACCAGTTAGAGTTAATGAAGTCTTAAGCAGGGGCAGATCCAGGGCGGGCGATCGCCCCCACCCCGTTCTTGTCCCAGGCTTAAATTTTTAACGTAATTGCTTCATAGTTACACAAGCAAgaattatatgtatagattatagaatTGCTTATACCTATATtgctatattggctatatttaaataataataaaaaggtcaACTggatattaatagatataacaatttttaacgtTGCTTAGCAACGGGTGTGATTCTCatagtttaattgtttaataaaagtgaatttaaacaataatttgttgGGCGAATTTAATTCTATACGTGGTTAAtagcatatttttgtattggtgtcattagaataattttacttatttaggtaaataaattatataattaatatgaaagaTGCGTtggttatgattttatgaattatttaagttaCCTGTATGGATAACCTAAATGGCTATATAGTTTAAGAAGTTAAGCCATCATatctaaatattgaatatattatatatgtctatatagtatattactatataaattataatatacctacgcacTATATTGCCCTGTTAATGTACTTTATAAGTAGGCACCGAAAGTTGGTTTTGCCTATGACAAATTTCATAAGTAAATAAGTGGGTGGGTGAGTGAGTACAATATAATTGAAGTCAAACATCTctacctacttttttttttaaacaattatacctatttatttatgcatatttctTTCTTTTGGTTGGTGAGTGTATTGACACAAAACACAATTGtcatatgtatttcaaaatCCATTGGCGCCCTCCTCTCCCCCCATACCTAActattaattctattattatttttttatttttttttacttttattcaaGTTTGTGTATACCCGTGGTTTAGCTATCACAGttgcacattattataattattttatctataactaAAACGGCGCGTCGGCCGCGGCGCATGCGCGTCATAGATTACGGTCCCCTCCCCCCACACGCACATAACAATCGGGAATGACTACATAGTAGGTAAGTACATACCTGCATTCCATTTTGTTTACATTCCATTCCGTCGCCCCGCACTATTCGTACGTATAGGCAGAATATCGTCAATTCTGTGTACGTGATCGCTTTTTACCGTTTTCGATTCCGTCCGTTCGTTTTTTAATcgccattatttaatatttttgttctattttattttttttcgttcgtGATTATCGTTTATAGATACATACACATAGCCCCGAGTACACGGACGCATCGAAAACGAGTCTGCATGTTTAATTTAACGACAAACACCATAGTGGTCATCACAGCTCTAACCAGCCAGCCAGCCAGCCGTCCCGTGAGGTGAGCGAAAATCGTATTTTCCTATTTTGATAAACgtgattattttacattaatgatAGTAACGGTACTTGTGTATCACTCCGTGATCACAGGGTTCGCGGATCGGGTCGGTTGGTAGTGTCTCCGACCCCTTCGCGTACGACTTGATTCCCTCTCAGAGAAGCGTGTGTTAATATTCCGACTAATCCTCGTCATGCACCCCTTTTCTAATCCTTGCATAATTTCTTTTCTCTATTTCTCTTTCCTATCTTTAGATCTTAGACTGTCGTGTTCATCGTCCTGTGTCGTGTTTGTGATCTGCCAAAACTACTCGCCAATGTCTGAAAGTCATCCAGAAAAGCATACAGTCAtatgaaaacataaataaaatcacCTCATCCCTGAAACTTATGTTATCTCTCAAACAATCCAAGACAACACACCTGTTGAATGATGTATGTCTGTTTAGTTCTGTCACTTCTGtgtaatgtttgtataattaacACACATATGAACATGCTGGACCACATTGAAAACCAACTCATATTTTCGATCACATCTGATCGAAGTCTATATGGTAGCATACATATGGCTTTtatgaaaaaagtaaaacaagAACTGCATAGGTTTGATCAACAATTTGCAAAAGTCTTGTGTGTTGATTTCAGTGAATTTCAATTCAAAGAAGTTGATAGTAAAAGTGCATAAatctaacaatttatttaaagttttcaaaatttacaaaaataatcctGCATTTTTAGAGgcttcaaaaatattcaat is a genomic window of Rhopalosiphum padi isolate XX-2018 chromosome 4, ASM2088224v1, whole genome shotgun sequence containing:
- the LOC132930113 gene encoding small ribosomal subunit protein eS19, with protein sequence MSSITLKDVDQHKFVASFSAFLKKSGKLKAPEWVDLVKNGKFNELAPYDEDWYYTRCAATLRHIYFRSPVGVGSLTKIFGARKRNGVRPSHFCRSSSGIARKVLQSLEQMKLIEKVENNNGRRLTSQGRRDLDRIAAQVKQAKKKKQALLAAESAGFSVLIPKTD